One window from the genome of Montipora foliosa isolate CH-2021 chromosome 5, ASM3666993v2, whole genome shotgun sequence encodes:
- the LOC138003449 gene encoding alpha-1A adrenergic receptor-like produces the protein MDDSNTNKSNSSTCMDQSFTKPLLLGTTGSFVRASLICILIIAAFIANIFVCLAVYKQRSARRITRYFIVNLCVADVFVTGISMPIWLVFLLYDDKSASCLLGETFIFIWRHVDILCGTASILSLTSISVDRYIAVTKPYSYVRFMTGKRALHVIGGIWIYSMTVASLWKPLRKFDGAYALFIMCVSFLLPLFIIIAAYGSMFRVAMRHTRDKTHVTSAESHRHHKTFKRDLKAAKTIGFVIGTFLCCWTPFIFVSVGFAFFPSSIDQVGASLTKWLSYLNAVLSPVVYTCVDKQLRCLVWRRLCCLRRKEGFSSSKDERSFAHSDFSRSTPLTTV, from the exons ATGGACGACTCCAATACGAACAAGTCTAACTCCTCGACGTGTATGGATCAATCTTTTACGAAACCACTTCTGTTGGGTACGACAGGCTCCTTTGTAAGAGCATCCCTAATCTGTATCCTCATAATCGCGGCTTTCATCGCTAACATTTTCGTCTGCTTGGCTGTTTACAAGCAACGCTCAGCCAGGCGAATCACACGCTATTTTATCGTAAACCTCTGTGTTGCTGATGTTTTCGTCACAGGTATCAGCATGCCCATTTGGTTGGTCTTTCTACTTTACGACGACAAATCAGCTTCTTGTCTACTCGGGGAGACATTTATTTTCATCTGGAGACACGTTGATATTCTGTGTGGAACAGCCTCGATTTTAAGTCTTACATCAATCAGCGTGGACCGATATATTGCCGTAACGAAACCTTACTCCTATGTTCGCTTTATGACAGGGAAAAGAGCATTGCACGTTATCGGGGGAATATGGATATATTCAATGACTGTTGCCTCATTGTGGAAGCCACTACGAAAATTCGATGGAG CTTACGCTCTCTTCATAATGTGTGTAAGTTTCCTTCTACCACTGTTCATCATTATCGCCGCATATGGTAGCATGTTTCGCGTTGCTATGCGACACACACGTGACAAAACCCACGTGACTAGCGCCGAAAGCCATCGTCATCACAAGACGTTTAAAAGAGACCTGAAAGCCGCTAAGACGATCGGTTTTGTCATTGGAACGTTTTTATGCTGTTGGACGCCTTTCATCTTCGTCAGTGTGGGATTTGCTTTTTTTCCCTCTTCGATTGACCAAGTTGGTGCAAGTTTGACAAAATGGTTGTCGTATCTGAATGCAGTTCTTAGTCCTGTCGTATACACTTGCGTGGACAAACAGCTTCGGTGCCTGGTGTGGAGGAGACTGTGCTGCTTGCGAAGGAAAGAAGGCTTCAGTTCTTCAAAGGACGAGAGGTCGTTTGCACACTCCGATTTTTCTAGATCTACTCCGTTGACGACAGTGTGA